AGATAGCTGATAAGCGTGCTGGCGAGCTGTTTACTTCTTCTTGTTCATGTGGGTTTAACTGATGGTTTTGCGCAGTTTGTGATACCAAATCATGAAGCAGGGTTAAAGCGGTATTGTCATCAATGCGTAAATCGCGTCGGAACCACATCAGAGCATTAATGCTTGAGTTTTCAGTGGTGGTTTTGAGTGCTGTTTTTGTTGTCATAGTCGTTGTCTTAGCCGTTATTATCTTGCTTGGAGTAGATAAAGCGCAAATCGGGTTAATATTCATAACACTCACTTGTAATTATGCTAGGATAAGTTTTAAATGTGATAGCTAAAGCATAAAATTTGATTTGATGTGCAAGCAACCCGAACACTCATTGAGTGCGCTATAACAGCTTACATCAATTAAGTATCACAATTGATTTTTAATATAGAAAATTTAGCAATTAGTGGCGATAAGACGTTTAAATGACAAGCAATAAGCAAGTTAAATTTTGTGGGTTTACCCAAGCAAAAGATATCGAGCAAGCGGTTAATATGGGAGTGGATGCCATTGGTTTGGTCTTTTATCCGCCTAGTCCGCGTGCGGTAACCATTACTCAAGCGGCTGAGTTGATAAAGGCAGTGCCTGCTTTTGTTAGTGTGGTCGCTTTGGTTGTTAATATCAGTGAGCATGAGCTTGTTGAGCTTGCGCAAACGGTTGCATTTGATGTCATTCAGTTTCATGGTGATGAAACCCCTGAACAGTGTGAGCGACTGGCTAATTTAGTGCACAAGCGCTGGATCAAAGCACTACGTATTAATCAGCAGACGGATAGCGTGGAGAGTATAGAGGCAACGATTGACACTTATGCACAAGCCGGCGCCAGCAGTATCTTGCTTGATGCTTATCATAAGGATGCTTATGGCGGTACCGGTGAGCGTTTTGATTGGTCGTTAATTCCGAATAATGCCAGTTTGCCCATTATATTGGCTGGCGGATTGACACCGGATAATGTCAGCCCAACCCAGCAGCTACCGATACAAGCGTTTGATGTTAGTGGTGGAATTGAGTCTGCGAAGGGCATTAAAGATGCCGATAAAATGGCTGCTTTTCTTGGGGCGGTTCGTTAACCTAAATCAGTAAGCAATTAAGTAAAAAGCGGTTGGCTTTTTATTTTAATGAGTTGTCTTAACCCAGGAGTTATCTACTTAATGGTAAGTTACACTGAAATTAGGCATAGGGTGTTAGATAGCTTTTACTCGTATCTGCTTGATAAACCTCAAGATTGTAACAGTTACGAGTCTATTTTGGGATATACGCTATACGATTTTGAAACAGGGTTTTCAGATATAGAAGTCTTTATTATTGATTTTGTCGTCTATGTTCTGTGTCAAGATTTTGCTGATTCACAAGACTTAGCTAAAACACTTAAAAAGTCATTATTAGAACGTATTGATTATGATTTTGCTGGATTTATTCGCCAAATCAAGCCTGGAATAGATGATAGAGAGGAGTTTTTAGCTGATTTGTATTCGATGGGTCTAATTTCTGAGCAAAGAAGACAAGGTTAAATAAATAGCGGTCAGTGAGTATCTAGCTTTAGTATGTGGCTCTCGTATGTATTGAATGTTCGTTTCAGGGCATTGCCATCAGGGTTAAAATATGGCAGGTTATGGTTTACACATTATGATGCTATGATGCTGAAATAGATTGTGATGACAAATAAAAAACATGCTACATTTAAAGCTATTGCGCTAGCACATTAATTTTAATAAATAATAAAACAGGGTGAGTGACGGTTTATGACAAATTTTGATAATGTACCCCATAACGACCAGTTGGATGATATTCAAGACTTCAACCAGTTTCCAGATGCCAGTGGCCATTTTGGCATTCATGGCGGTCGATTTGTGTCTGAAACATTGATGGCGGCATTAGAAGAGCTTGAAACCTTGTATTATCAGGTCAAACAAGACCCTAAATTCTGGCAAGAGTACCATAATGATTTGATCAATTATGTGGGCCGTCCGACTCCGCTGTATCATGCTAAGCGATTAAGTAATGAGATAGGCGGTGCTCAGATTTATTTTAAACGTGAGGACTTAAACCACACTGGTGCGCACAAGGTTAACAATACCATTGGTCAAGCACTACTGGCAAAAATGAGCGGTAAAAAACGCATTATTGCCGAAACAGGTGCTGGTCAACATGGTGTGGCGACCGCTACCATTGCGGCACGCTTGGGCCTTGAATGTATCATTTATATGGGTGCCGATGACGTTGAACGTCAAAAAATGAACGTAT
Above is a window of Psychrobacter sp. FDAARGOS_221 DNA encoding:
- a CDS encoding phosphoribosylanthranilate isomerase; protein product: MTSNKQVKFCGFTQAKDIEQAVNMGVDAIGLVFYPPSPRAVTITQAAELIKAVPAFVSVVALVVNISEHELVELAQTVAFDVIQFHGDETPEQCERLANLVHKRWIKALRINQQTDSVESIEATIDTYAQAGASSILLDAYHKDAYGGTGERFDWSLIPNNASLPIILAGGLTPDNVSPTQQLPIQAFDVSGGIESAKGIKDADKMAAFLGAVR